In a genomic window of Callithrix jacchus isolate 240 chromosome 22, calJac240_pri, whole genome shotgun sequence:
- the LOC100397855 gene encoding olfactory receptor 1M1, whose translation MEPRNQGNASEFVLLGLSEKPEQGTLLFSLFLCMYLVTVVGNLLIILAISIDSHLHTPMYFFLANLSLVDFCLATDTIPKMLVSLQTRSKAISYPCCLTQMYFFHFFGIVDSVLIAVMAYDRFVAICHPLRYTTIMSPCLCGLLVGTPWAFSCFISLTHILLMARLVFCGSLKVPHYFCDLTPILRLSCTDTSVNRIFILTVAGMVIATPFICILASYARILAAIMKIPSAGGRKKAFSTCSSHLSVVALFYGTTIGVYLCPSSVHTAVKEKASAVMYTAVTPMLNPFIYSLRNRDLKGTLRKLVNRKITSSS comes from the coding sequence ATGGAGCCACGAAACCAAGGCAATGCATCTGAATTTGTCCTCCTGGGACTCTCAGAAAAGCCAGAGCAGGGGAcgcttctcttttctctgttcctCTGCATGTACTTGGTCACGGTCGTGGGGAACCTGCTCATCATCCTGGCCATCAGCATAGACTCCCACCTCCACACCCCCATGTACTTCTTCTTGGCCAACCTGTCCCTGGTTGATTTCTGTCTGGCCACCGACACCATCCCCAAGATGCTGGTGAGCCTTCAAACCAGGAGCAAGGCCATCTCTTATCCCTGCTGCCTGACCCAGATGTACTTCTTCCATTTCTTTGGCATCGTGGACAGCGTCTTAATTGCTGTAATGGCTTATGACCGCTTTGTGGCCATCTGCCACCCGTTGCGTTACACCACGATCATGAGTCCATGCCTCTGTGGCCTGCTGGTCGGGACCCCCTGGGCGTTTTCCTGCTTCATCTCACTCACCCACATCCTCCTGATGGCCCGCCTCGTTTTCTGCGGCAGCCTCAAGGTGCCTCACTACTTCTGCGACCTCACTCCCATCCTTCGACTTTCATGCACAGACACGTCTGTGAACAGAATTTTCATCCTCACTGTGGCAGGGATGGTGATAGCCACGCCCTTCATCTGCATCCTGGCCTCCTATGCTCGCATCCTTGCAGCCATCATGAAGATCCCCTCTGCAGGTGGCAGGAAGAAAGCCTTCTCCACCTGCAGCTCCCACCTGTCCGTGGTTGCTCTCTTCTATGGGACCACCATTGGGGTCTACCTGTGTCCCTCCTCAGTCCACACTGCTGTGAAGGAGAAAGCTTCTGCTGTGATGTACACAGCAGTCACCCCCATGCTGAATCCTTTCATCTATAGCTTGAGGAACAGAGACCTGAAAGGGACTCTCAGGAAGCTGGTCAACAGAAAGATCACCTCATCTTCCTGA
- the LOC100403532 gene encoding olfactory receptor 7G2, with product MEARNQTSVSEFLLLGLIEDLELQPILFSLFLSMYLVSILGNLLILLAVVSDSHLHTPMYFFLSSLSFSDICLCLTQICFVLLFAGLENCLLAAMAYDRCVAICHPLRYMVIMNPCVCSLLILLSLLTSIVNALLLSLMVLRLSFCADLEIPLLFCELAHVIQLACSDTLINNILIYFAACIFGGGPLSGIIFSYTQITSFVLRMPSARGKYKAFSTCGSHLSMVLLFYGTGLGVYLSSAVIDSPRKTAVASVMYSVVPQMVNPFIYSLRNKDVKETLRKFMGRMPSLL from the coding sequence ATGGAAGCTAGAAACCAAACATCTGTTTCAGAATTCCTTCTCCTGGGACTAATAGAGGATCTAGAACTGCAGCCCATCCTCTTCAGCCTGTTCCTGTCCATGTACCTGGTCTCCATCCTGGGGAACCTGCTCATCCTCCTGGCTGTCGTCTCTGACTCCCACCTCCACACCCCCatgtacttcttcctttctagtcTCTCCTTTTCTGACATTTGTTTGTGCCTCACCCAGATCTGCTTTGTCCTGCTTTTTGCTGGCTTGGAAAACTGTCTTCTTGCAGCAATGGCCTACGACCGCTGTGTGGCCATTTGCCACCCCCTTAGATACATGGTCATCATGAACCCCTGCGTCTGCAGCCtgctgattcttctctctctgttgACCAGCATTGTGAACGCCCTTCTTCTCAGCCTGATGGTGTTGAGGCTCTCCTTCTGCGCAGACCTGGAAATCCCGCTCTTGTTCTGTGAACTGGCTCATGTCATCCAACTTGCCTGTTCTGACACCCTCATCAATAACATCCTGATATATTTTGCAGCTTGCATATTTGGTGGTGGTCCTCTGTCTGGAATCATTTTCTCTTACACTCAAATCACCTCCTTTGTTTTGAGAATGCCTTCAGCACGTGGAAAGTATAAAGCCTTTTCCACCTGTGGGTCTCACCTCTCCATGGTGCTCTTGTTCTATGGGACAGGTTTGGGGGTGTATCTTAGTTCTGCAGTTATTGACTCACCTAGGAAGACTGCGGTGGCGTCAGTGATGTATTCTGTGGTTCCTCAAATGGTGAACCCCTTTATCTATAGTCTGAGGAATAAGGACGTGAAGGAAACCTTGAGGAAGTTCATGGGGAGGATGCCTTCTCTTCTGTAG